Genomic window (Verrucomicrobiota bacterium JB022):
ACCTCGCCCGCCCCGATGGTTTCGACCAGGAGGAAGACGAGACCAAGCCGCCGGCCCGCTTCACCGAAGCCACGCTGCTTGCCGCCATGGAAGGCGCAGGCAAGCTGGTCGACGACGAAGAGTTGGCCGAAGCGATGAAGGAGAAAGGTCTTGGCACCCCGGCCACGCGCGCCTCGATCATCGAGCACTTGCTGCGCGAAAAATACCTCGAGCGCGAAGGCAAGAACCTCCTTCCCACCGTCAAGGCCGAGAACCTCTTCGACTTCCTCGGCGCCATCAAGGCCGATGCGCTGACCCAACCCAGCCTGACCGGCGAGTGGGAGTTCAAGCTGCTCGAAATGGAAAAGGGCCAGCTGAGCCGCGGCGAGTTCATGCAGGGCATCGTCAGCCTGACCGAGGCCATTGTGAACCGCACGCGCGACTTTGAGGAAGAGGACGCCGGCACCAAGGAGACCAAGATCGTCTCCCCGACCGACCAGAAAACCATGGTCGAGACCCTCCGCTTTTACAAAAGCCAGGACGACGTGCTGCAAGTCCCCAAGACCATCGGCAACCGCAAGATGACCGAGGAAGAAGTGCAGACCCTCGTCAACGAGCGCGTGGTCGGGCCGCTGGACGGCTTCCGCTCGAAGGCCGGCAAGCCCTACTCGGCCATGCTGCGCCTCGACGCGATGAACAAGGTGACGTTCGACTTTGGCAATGGGCCCAATCAGGACGGCGAAGACGGCGAGAGCCTCAACCTCGAAGAACTCAACGTGGTCGGCATCTTCCAGAAAACGGGCGCCAAGGTTTACGAGACGCCGAACGCCTACGCCTGCGAAAACAGCATCGCCGGTGAGGAGAAGAACGCCTTCCGCATGAGCCGCACCCTACTGGGCAAGGCCATCCCACCGGAGGAAATCGCCAAGCTGCTCAAGGATGGCAAGACGGGCCTCATCCAGGGCCTGCGCTCGAACCGCACCAAGCGCCTCTTCGACGCCTTTCTCGTGCTCAAGGACGGTGGCGGTATCGGCTTCGAATTCCCGCCCCGCCCGCCGAAGAAAACCGCCGCGAAAAAAGCTGCCAAGAAGGCCTCCCGCAACGCCTCCGAACAAGAAGGCCAATAGCGCCCACCCATGGAAGACACGGGCTCGCCGTTTCCGCCCCGCCTGCACTTCGTGCACCTGCCGAAGTGCGCGGGCACAGCCCTCTATCAGGCCCTGCTTGAGGCTTGGCAAGTCGCCCCGGCAGAGGTGCCGCCCTATTTCCCGATGGAGCAGCACCTCTATAGCGTCTACCACCGGCGGCACCCCAATTCCTACGCCGAGGCCGAGGCGGGCATGCTGGAGAGCCTGGAAACGCTACTCGGGCTCTACTATGAGGCAGGCTATCGCGTCATCGGAGCGCATCACCCGTTTTCGCCTAACCTCTTCGCGCAATTTCGCCAGGAGGTAGTGTCGACCACGGTGCTGCGGGAGCCGCTCGCCCGCATCCGCAGCCATGTGCTCTACAATATCTTCCTCAACCGCAGCGCGGATCCCGAAACGAAGCGGGCCAAGGACGTCCCCTTCGACGCACTCGCCGAGCTGCAGCGCTATCTCGACAGCGACCGCCTGCCGCACATCGCCGACACCTACGCCAAGAAGCTGGGCGGAGTCAGCCCCGAGGGCAGCGTTGATTTGAACTTGCGCCGCGCAACCGAACGGGCCTTTGCCGCCATCGACCTGATCGACGTCGTGGGCCTGCTGGAGCACATGCCCGCGTATTTACAGGCATTGGAGGAACGAACCGGACGGAAGATCCAGATTCGCTCAGCCAACACCACCGCCGAATTTGCCGACGATCGCGAACAATACCGCGCCGCCAAGGCCTATCTCGAGCGTCCGGAGATCGACGCCCTGCTCCGCCCCTACATCCAGCAAGACGAAGTCATCTACGCCTACGCACGCTGGCGCTTGGGCCATGCGGAAACGCCTCCTGTCGAAGCCCTCGAACGCTTGGAGCCCTACCGCGCCTTCTTCGGCTCTTTGCTGCCGATTGAAGACAGCCGCGTCCCATCGTGGGCCGGCGAAATGGTGCTGGCGACCTTCCCTTGGGTCTTTCACCGCGAGCTGGGCTGGTTGAAGCTGATCGGCCAAGCAAGCGCCGAAGAGTTTTGGGTTGAGCGGCACGAGTTGGGCGAACTCTGCTTGCGAACCGACACCTATCCGCGCCTCTACCGCAAAGGCACCAACAGTTGGCTGCTTGCTTCGCCGCCGGGTAGTGGAAACGCCGCTATCTGGGATTTTGCCCGCGAGGCCTGGATTTCGTAAGTTGTCCTTGCCCTACGCTGTTTGTTCTCGCAGAAAAAGTGGAGCGAAAGCCTTGCCAGCATTAAATCCGCTGCTAATACTCGGCTCGATTTCCATTAGAAACACTCAACATTAGCTAAATACCGATGCCCATCGCCACTCCCAAACAATTTGCCGCGATGTTGGATGCCGCCCAGCAGGGTGGCTACGCCTACCCGGCGATCAACTGCACCTCGATCGTGACGCTGAACGCTGCGATGAAGGCCTTCGCGGACACGAAGTCTGACGGCATCATCCAGTTCTCCACCGGCGCCGGTTCATTCGCCAGCGGCGTGAACCACAAGAACGAAGCCTTTGGTGTGATCGTGCTCGCCGAAGCCGCCCACCGCCTGGCCGAGCAATACAACGTGCTCATCGGTCTGAATACCGACCACTGCCCGCCCAACAAGGTCGACAGCTTCATGAAGCCGCTGATCGAAGCCACGGCCAAGCGTCGCGCCAAGGGTGAAAACAACCTCTTCAACAACCACATGCTCGACGCTTCCAACCTGCCGTTGGAAGAAAATATGGCCCTCTCCAAGGAGCTGATGAAGCTCTGCGCGGCCAACGAGATCGTGCTCGAAGTCGAAGCCGGTGTGGTCGGTGGTGAAGAAGACGGCGCCGCTGGCAGCCACGACACCCCGCAAGACAAGCTTTACACCACGACCGAAGACATGCTGGCCGTTTACGAAGCGCTGAACCCGCTCGGCCGCTTCACCTTCGCCGCCACCTTCGGTAACGTGCACGGCCACTACAAGCCCGGCGCCGTGAAGCTGCGCCCCGACATCCTCAAGCAAGGTCAGGATGCCGTGATGGCCAAGTATGGCAAGGGTGCCGAAATGGACCTCGTGTTCCACGGCGGCTCCGGCTCCCTCCTCTCCGAAATCCGCGAGACCCTCGGCTACGGCGTGGTGAAGATGAACATCGACACCGACGCGCAATACGCCTTCACCCGCCCCGTGGTCGACCACATCTTCAAGAACTACGACGGTGTGATGAAGATCGACGGCGAAGTGGGCAACAAGAAGGCCTACGACCCCCGCGGCTACCTCAAGAAGGCCGAAGAAGGCATGGCCGCCCGCATTGCGGAAGGCTGCTCTGACCTCCTC
Coding sequences:
- the fbaA gene encoding class II fructose-bisphosphate aldolase, which encodes MPIATPKQFAAMLDAAQQGGYAYPAINCTSIVTLNAAMKAFADTKSDGIIQFSTGAGSFASGVNHKNEAFGVIVLAEAAHRLAEQYNVLIGLNTDHCPPNKVDSFMKPLIEATAKRRAKGENNLFNNHMLDASNLPLEENMALSKELMKLCAANEIVLEVEAGVVGGEEDGAAGSHDTPQDKLYTTTEDMLAVYEALNPLGRFTFAATFGNVHGHYKPGAVKLRPDILKQGQDAVMAKYGKGAEMDLVFHGGSGSLLSEIRETLGYGVVKMNIDTDAQYAFTRPVVDHIFKNYDGVMKIDGEVGNKKAYDPRGYLKKAEEGMAARIAEGCSDLLSVGKTLFGQV